One Salvelinus fontinalis isolate EN_2023a unplaced genomic scaffold, ASM2944872v1 scaffold_1972, whole genome shotgun sequence genomic region harbors:
- the LOC129850370 gene encoding coiled-coil domain-containing protein 34-like yields MTRAEREREKRKELLKAEKRRKKMEDFNKQWREQSLLKKQTHQKLKEERGKMKGHYLEQMNLEADAQINTRCLTTQHSHDYLETTQPTGSGDGHQERPRRQQAWAEIQEGSSENQQEWPENQQGGPDSQQLEAPEEAETSEPTSKNKKRPGIWKRIKMGIPDLLSA; encoded by the exons ATGAcacgggcagagagagagagggagaagaggaaggagctGCTGAAGGCTGAGAAGAGAAGGAAGAAGATGGAGGATTTTAATAAGCAGTGGAGAGAGCAGTCCCTGCTTAAAAAACAAACTCATCAGAaactgaaggaggagagggggaagatgaAGGGACATTACCTGGAGCAGATGAATCTGGAGGCCGATGCTCAAATCAACACCCGGTGTCTAACCACCCAACACAGCCACGATTATCTGGAGACAACACAGCCCACTGGATCTGGAGATGGCCACCAGGAAAGGCCAAGGAGGCAACAGGCATGGGCAGAGATCCAGGAGGGGAGTTCAGAGAACCAGCAGGAGTGGCCAGAGAACCAACAGGGGGGGCCAGACAGCCAGCAGCTAGAAGCTCCAGAAGAGGCTGAAACATCAGAGCCAACCTCCAAGAACAAGAAAAGGCCAGGCATCTGGAAGAGAATTAAGATGGG CATTCCTGACCTGCTGTCTGCCTAG